The following coding sequences are from one Pelagovum sp. HNIBRBA483 window:
- a CDS encoding ETC complex I subunit, whose translation MRARIYRPAKTAMSSGTAKTRKWILEFAPASAREVDPLMGWTSSGDTQSQVKLSFDSKEAALEYAEAHGIDAVVQEPKTRKPNLRTMGYGENFATNRRGAWTH comes from the coding sequence ATGCGTGCACGAATCTATCGTCCTGCGAAGACCGCGATGTCTTCCGGTACTGCCAAAACTCGTAAGTGGATCCTTGAATTTGCGCCCGCCAGTGCGCGCGAGGTTGATCCGCTGATGGGGTGGACCTCCTCAGGAGATACGCAGAGCCAGGTGAAGCTGAGCTTCGACAGCAAGGAAGCTGCGCTCGAATATGCCGAGGCGCACGGAATTGATGCCGTGGTGCAAGAACCCAAGACCCGCAAACCGAACCTGCGCACGATGGGCTATGGCGAAAATTTCGCGACTAACCGCCGTGGGGCTTGGACCCACTAG
- a CDS encoding zf-TFIIB domain-containing protein, protein MLCPIDGTELVMTDRAGVEVDYCPSCRGVWLDRGELDKIIERSVQPAPMPQAQPRYDSGYGDKGYKKRKKRGGWLEELFDFD, encoded by the coding sequence ATGCTTTGTCCGATTGACGGAACCGAACTTGTAATGACTGATCGCGCGGGTGTGGAGGTGGATTACTGTCCCTCATGCCGCGGTGTCTGGCTGGATCGTGGGGAATTGGACAAGATCATCGAGCGCTCCGTGCAGCCCGCGCCCATGCCACAGGCGCAGCCGCGCTATGACAGCGGCTATGGGGACAAAGGCTACAAAAAGCGCAAGAAGCGCGGTGGCTGGTTGGAAGAGCTTTTCGATTTCGACTAA
- a CDS encoding tyrosine-type recombinase/integrase, translating to MPTLTKTFVEKLEVKSADYIVFDTVLPRFEIRVMPSGVKSYLVQYRNGGRNRRLTLGRHGVLTADDARRLAQKRLGEVAQGEDPSAIRNEKHRAPTMTILCRRFLTDHVALHCKPTTARNYTSQIEKIIIPAFGAFKVADMRRTDIAELHHKLRDTPYQANRMLAMLSKMFNIAELWGMRPDGSNPCRLIPRYKERKCERYLNEVELTRLGRTLATVEADGSETVYVTAAFKLLLMTGCRRGEIQTLKWEYVTATHLVLPDSKTGARRIPLPSDAHQVLAALPRDPSNPYVIQGRFPGSHITDLERPWRRIRELAQLEDVRIHDLRHTYASIAAMNGIDLLTLGKILGHTNFQTTQRYAHLADERVRQAADKVSGLLSSAIHQPQPQLPQSGHLRVVR from the coding sequence ATGCCGACACTGACGAAAACTTTTGTGGAAAAACTTGAGGTCAAATCCGCCGACTACATCGTATTCGACACCGTGCTTCCACGGTTCGAAATTCGGGTCATGCCCTCAGGCGTGAAATCCTATCTCGTTCAGTACCGGAACGGTGGTCGCAACCGTCGCCTCACCCTCGGTCGGCACGGTGTCCTCACCGCTGACGACGCCCGCAGGCTGGCGCAGAAACGGTTGGGTGAGGTCGCTCAAGGCGAAGACCCCTCCGCCATCCGCAACGAAAAGCATCGCGCCCCGACGATGACCATTCTATGCCGTCGGTTTCTCACCGATCACGTCGCATTGCATTGCAAGCCGACAACGGCTCGAAACTACACCAGCCAAATTGAAAAAATCATCATTCCCGCATTCGGCGCATTCAAAGTGGCCGACATGCGCCGCACCGATATTGCCGAGTTGCATCACAAGTTGAGGGATACCCCCTATCAGGCCAACCGTATGCTCGCGATGTTATCGAAGATGTTTAACATCGCAGAGCTCTGGGGAATGCGCCCAGACGGGTCCAACCCTTGCCGCCTTATTCCCCGCTATAAGGAACGCAAATGCGAACGCTATCTCAATGAAGTCGAGCTCACACGGCTGGGGCGAACGCTTGCGACGGTTGAAGCAGACGGTTCGGAAACCGTCTACGTTACGGCTGCATTCAAACTACTGCTCATGACGGGCTGTCGCCGTGGCGAAATCCAAACTTTGAAATGGGAGTATGTCACCGCGACCCACCTTGTCCTTCCAGACAGTAAAACCGGCGCCCGCCGCATTCCCCTGCCCTCAGACGCCCATCAGGTGCTTGCCGCCCTCCCCCGCGATCCTAGCAACCCTTACGTGATCCAAGGGCGCTTTCCAGGCTCACACATCACTGATCTCGAACGCCCATGGCGGCGGATCAGAGAGCTTGCCCAGTTGGAAGATGTTCGCATCCATGACCTTCGGCATACCTATGCCTCTATCGCAGCAATGAACGGGATTGATCTTCTGACCCTTGGCAAGATTTTGGGCCATACGAATTTCCAAACGACACAACGCTACGCACATTTGGCAGACGAAAGGGTGAGACAGGCCGCAGATAAGGTATCGGGACTGCTATCAAGCGCGATTCATCAGCCGCAGCCGCAACTACCGCAAAGCGGGCATCTACGCGTTGTTCGGTAA
- the uvrB gene encoding excinuclease ABC subunit UvrB has protein sequence MHNNRPDDLPMLHRSPAQRDKLEGGKAFVMHSEFSPAGDQPTAIKELAGGLRQGERDQVLLGATGTGKTFTMAKIIEETQRPAIILAPNKTLAAQLYGEFKGFFPENAVEYFVSYYDYYQPEAYVPRSDTYIEKESQINEQIDRMRHSATRALLERDDVIIVASVSCIYGIGSVETYSAMTQDLHVGKIYDQRQVMADLVAQTYRRNDQAFQRGCFRVRGDSLEIWPAHLEDRAWKLSFFGEELEAITEFDPLTGQRTDTFEQIRIYANSHYVTPRPTMQQAIKGIRAELGIRLKQLEEEGKLLEAQRLEQRTNFDLEMLEATGVCNGIENYSRYLTGRAPGEPPPTLFEFIPDDAIVFADESHVSVPQIGGMYRGDYRRKFTLAEHGFRLPSCMDNRPLKFEEWDAMRPQSVFVSATPAAWEMEQTGGVFTEQVIRPTGLLDPQVEIRPVEMQVDDLLDEVRRVTSDGYRTLVTTLTKRMAEDLTEYMHEQGIKVRYMHSDIDTIERIEILRDLRLGAFDVLIGINLLREGLDIPECGLVAILDADKEGFLRSETSLIQTIGRAARNADGRVIMYADRITGSMERALRETDRRRTKQIAYNEEHGITPATVRKNVDDILAGLYKGDVDMNRVTAKIDKPMHGANLEAHLDGLRTDMRKAAENLEFEEAARLRDEIKRLETVDLVISDDPLARQQAVEKAVDDAAKASGRSTAGRPGMRGGNVKRRKR, from the coding sequence ATGCACAACAACCGCCCTGACGATTTGCCGATGCTTCATCGCAGCCCCGCCCAGCGCGATAAGCTGGAAGGCGGCAAGGCATTCGTCATGCATTCGGAGTTCTCCCCCGCTGGCGACCAACCCACCGCGATCAAGGAGCTGGCTGGCGGCCTCCGGCAGGGCGAGCGCGATCAGGTGCTCTTGGGCGCCACCGGCACTGGCAAGACCTTCACGATGGCCAAGATCATCGAGGAAACCCAGCGCCCCGCGATCATCCTCGCGCCCAACAAAACCCTCGCCGCCCAGCTCTATGGCGAGTTCAAAGGCTTCTTCCCTGAAAACGCTGTCGAATATTTCGTCAGCTACTACGACTACTACCAGCCCGAAGCCTATGTGCCGCGCTCCGATACCTATATCGAGAAAGAGAGCCAGATTAACGAACAGATCGACCGCATGCGCCACTCCGCCACTCGGGCGCTGTTGGAGCGCGACGACGTGATCATCGTGGCCTCGGTGTCCTGCATCTACGGCATCGGCTCTGTTGAGACTTACTCCGCTATGACGCAAGACCTCCATGTCGGTAAAATCTATGACCAACGGCAGGTGATGGCCGATCTCGTCGCGCAAACCTACCGCCGCAACGATCAGGCCTTCCAGCGCGGCTGCTTCCGTGTGCGCGGCGACAGCCTCGAGATCTGGCCCGCCCACCTTGAGGACCGCGCGTGGAAGCTTTCGTTCTTTGGCGAGGAGTTGGAAGCGATCACCGAGTTCGACCCCCTCACAGGCCAGCGCACCGACACGTTCGAACAAATCCGCATCTACGCCAATTCTCACTACGTCACGCCGCGCCCCACCATGCAGCAAGCGATCAAGGGCATCCGCGCCGAGCTGGGCATCCGCCTCAAACAGCTGGAGGAAGAGGGCAAGTTGTTAGAGGCCCAGCGCCTCGAACAACGCACCAATTTCGATCTTGAGATGCTGGAGGCCACCGGCGTTTGCAATGGCATCGAAAACTATTCCCGCTACCTCACCGGCCGCGCACCCGGTGAGCCGCCGCCCACGCTGTTCGAGTTCATCCCTGACGATGCCATCGTCTTTGCCGATGAAAGCCACGTTTCCGTTCCACAGATCGGCGGCATGTATCGCGGCGACTACCGGCGCAAGTTCACGCTGGCCGAGCACGGCTTCCGCCTGCCCTCCTGCATGGATAACCGCCCGCTGAAGTTCGAAGAATGGGACGCCATGCGCCCGCAATCGGTGTTCGTTTCCGCCACCCCCGCCGCATGGGAGATGGAGCAAACCGGCGGCGTCTTTACCGAACAGGTGATCCGCCCCACCGGCCTCCTTGATCCTCAGGTCGAAATCCGCCCGGTCGAAATGCAGGTCGATGACCTCTTGGACGAGGTGCGCCGCGTCACCTCTGACGGCTACCGCACGCTTGTAACCACGCTGACCAAGCGCATGGCCGAAGACCTCACCGAATATATGCACGAGCAGGGCATCAAGGTCCGCTACATGCATTCCGACATCGACACCATCGAACGTATCGAAATCCTCCGCGATTTGCGTCTCGGGGCGTTTGACGTGCTGATCGGCATCAACCTCCTGCGCGAAGGCTTGGACATCCCTGAATGCGGCCTCGTCGCCATTTTGGATGCCGATAAAGAGGGCTTCCTGCGCTCCGAGACGTCCCTGATCCAGACCATCGGCCGCGCCGCGCGGAATGCCGATGGCCGCGTCATCATGTATGCCGACCGTATCACCGGCTCGATGGAACGGGCGCTGCGCGAAACCGATCGCCGCCGCACCAAACAGATCGCCTATAACGAGGAACACGGCATCACCCCCGCCACCGTGCGCAAGAATGTCGATGACATCCTCGCCGGCCTTTATAAGGGTGATGTGGACATGAACCGCGTCACCGCCAAGATCGACAAACCGATGCATGGCGCCAATCTCGAAGCCCATCTCGACGGGCTGCGCACCGACATGCGCAAGGCCGCCGAAAACCTCGAATTCGAAGAAGCCGCCCGCCTCCGCGATGAGATCAAGCGACTGGAAACGGTCGATCTGGTGATCAGCGACGACCCCCTCGCCCGCCAGCAAGCGGTCGAAAAGGCCGTGGATGACGCCGCCAAAGCCTCCGGCCGCTCCACAGCAGGCCGCCCCGGCATGCGCGGCGGCAACGTCAAGCGGCGGAAGCGGTAG
- a CDS encoding universal stress protein, with translation MYKHILVPIVFDEEHDGTRAIEVALRLAPPDAQVTLLHVMEEVPGYAISYLPEGFRAASRNAVEAAMQEKAKAFPHADTAVIEGQVGRSILGYAEAHDVDCIVISSHRPGLGDYLLGSTTTRVVRHAQCSVHVIR, from the coding sequence ATGTACAAGCATATTCTGGTGCCAATCGTTTTCGACGAGGAGCATGACGGAACGCGGGCAATCGAGGTGGCACTGCGGCTGGCACCGCCGGATGCGCAGGTGACGCTTCTGCATGTGATGGAGGAGGTGCCAGGCTACGCGATTTCTTATCTGCCGGAGGGTTTTCGCGCGGCCAGCCGCAATGCTGTTGAAGCAGCAATGCAGGAAAAGGCAAAGGCCTTCCCCCATGCGGATACGGCGGTGATCGAAGGCCAAGTAGGGCGTTCGATCCTGGGATATGCCGAGGCGCATGATGTGGATTGCATCGTGATCTCCTCGCATCGACCAGGGCTGGGAGATTACCTTTTGGGGTCCACCACAACGCGGGTGGTGCGCCATGCGCAATGTTCGGTGCATGTGATCCGATAG
- a CDS encoding DNA cytosine methyltransferase has protein sequence MAAQFTSIDLFSGAGGLSEGLRVSGFKSLYANEIVARHAETYALNHPETIVESRDIRLVDSGDVRRRLGLQKGELDLVAGGPPCQGFSINAPKRSLDDERNSLFLEFLRFVDEFEPKAVLIENVPGLVSFEGGGTLQAILQALGQHGYRADVKILYAPHFGVPQTRWRTVIIGIRGDEADPLSAFPEPVRNAPLRVNFTSNFEGKNIVALPKNLELPSFVSVRDAIDDLPVLLNGETGAKRKDYKTKPQNDFQAAMRNGSKGVLNHEAPRLGEINIKRMSFIPPGGNWTDIPEDLLPKGMRRARRSDHTKRYGRVAPDGLASTILTKCDPHWGAYFHYEQDRCFTVREAARIQTFPDSYRFVGSRVEQYEQVGNAVPSLLAAAIGRSIRGVLEELSGRTRKVS, from the coding sequence TTGGCAGCCCAATTTACATCTATTGACTTGTTTTCAGGTGCCGGTGGGCTTTCTGAAGGGCTGCGCGTTTCTGGCTTCAAGTCTTTATATGCAAACGAAATCGTTGCTCGTCATGCCGAGACTTATGCTCTGAACCACCCTGAGACCATTGTTGAGTCGAGAGATATTCGCTTGGTTGATTCTGGTGATGTACGTCGTCGGTTGGGACTGCAAAAGGGGGAGCTGGATCTTGTGGCCGGTGGCCCGCCCTGTCAGGGCTTCTCGATCAATGCGCCCAAACGGTCGTTGGACGATGAACGGAACAGCCTCTTTCTCGAATTCTTGCGCTTTGTGGATGAGTTCGAGCCAAAGGCGGTCCTGATCGAAAATGTCCCCGGTCTTGTCTCGTTCGAAGGTGGTGGCACCTTGCAGGCAATCTTGCAGGCATTAGGTCAGCACGGATACAGAGCGGATGTGAAAATCCTCTACGCGCCGCATTTCGGCGTGCCCCAAACCCGGTGGCGGACTGTGATCATCGGTATCCGTGGGGATGAGGCAGATCCTCTTAGCGCCTTCCCCGAACCAGTTCGTAATGCGCCTCTACGAGTGAATTTCACCTCGAACTTCGAGGGCAAGAACATTGTTGCTCTTCCAAAGAACCTGGAGCTGCCCTCTTTCGTGAGTGTGCGTGACGCGATTGATGATCTTCCCGTCCTCTTGAACGGGGAAACCGGAGCGAAGCGCAAAGACTACAAGACCAAGCCGCAGAATGATTTTCAGGCTGCCATGAGAAACGGGAGTAAGGGTGTCCTGAACCACGAGGCCCCGCGCCTCGGAGAAATTAACATCAAGCGCATGTCGTTCATCCCGCCTGGGGGAAACTGGACAGACATCCCCGAGGATCTGCTGCCGAAAGGTATGAGACGGGCGCGCCGTTCTGATCACACCAAGCGATACGGTCGAGTTGCGCCAGATGGCCTTGCATCGACCATTCTGACGAAATGCGATCCCCATTGGGGCGCCTATTTCCACTATGAGCAAGATCGTTGCTTCACTGTCAGAGAAGCGGCGCGAATTCAGACATTCCCAGATAGCTACCGCTTCGTTGGTTCGCGCGTCGAACAGTACGAGCAGGTTGGAAATGCTGTTCCGTCGCTATTGGCCGCTGCGATTGGGCGGTCGATCCGCGGTGTCCTTGAGGAATTGAGTGGACGCACGCGGAAGGTTTCGTAA
- a CDS encoding NotI family restriction endonuclease, which produces MDARGRFRNNMAATIFEFFGYRSDDASDVAKRAADTETCPISGDTCQKSFNDGVVSGVCAIKPITSEPVICCPIRLYADDYRILSDIADRVFGSNLKLVAGRDAVKHSIDHQEECVAVFGKGWGGELRLPQKSKKGGYFVDWVLAKLSSQGELIEFVAVEVQTIDTTGTYRPGYDALKTDRSIEKTTAGLNWENVAKRILPQLIYKGQILQREELCRSGLFFVCPAPVFERIMERLGGQESLIRYALQPASITFAVYDYDMPDKPAPESLVPLKNTLNHSTTVYKVQEAFNNVTLPVENVYRDAILRALGSTTGE; this is translated from the coding sequence GTGGACGCACGCGGAAGGTTTCGTAACAACATGGCCGCAACAATTTTCGAGTTCTTTGGGTATCGTTCAGATGATGCGTCCGACGTTGCGAAGCGTGCTGCGGATACGGAAACCTGCCCAATCAGCGGGGATACTTGTCAGAAAAGCTTTAACGATGGGGTGGTGTCGGGCGTTTGCGCGATCAAACCCATCACCAGCGAGCCGGTGATCTGCTGTCCGATCCGCCTATATGCCGACGACTACCGTATTTTGTCCGATATTGCCGACCGGGTATTTGGCTCCAACTTAAAATTGGTTGCGGGGCGCGATGCCGTAAAGCACTCGATTGATCATCAGGAAGAATGTGTCGCCGTTTTCGGCAAGGGCTGGGGCGGTGAACTCCGCCTGCCGCAAAAGTCGAAAAAGGGCGGCTACTTTGTCGATTGGGTACTGGCGAAACTCAGCAGTCAGGGCGAATTGATCGAGTTTGTAGCGGTTGAGGTGCAGACGATTGATACGACCGGCACATATCGCCCAGGCTATGATGCACTCAAGACAGATCGCTCGATTGAGAAAACAACGGCCGGGCTGAATTGGGAAAATGTCGCCAAACGCATCCTGCCGCAGTTGATTTATAAAGGGCAGATTCTGCAACGTGAGGAACTGTGCCGCAGTGGTCTGTTCTTTGTGTGTCCTGCGCCGGTTTTCGAACGGATCATGGAACGACTAGGTGGTCAGGAAAGCCTGATCCGATATGCGCTTCAGCCCGCGTCGATCACCTTCGCCGTGTACGACTATGACATGCCGGACAAGCCTGCCCCCGAAAGTTTGGTTCCGTTGAAAAACACGCTCAATCATTCGACGACAGTCTACAAGGTGCAGGAAGCCTTTAACAATGTGACACTGCCTGTAGAGAACGTCTACCGGGATGCGATCCTGCGGGCGCTCGGAAGCACTACCGGCGAGTAG
- a CDS encoding nitroreductase family protein gives MVAKKGLTFEPVPLPDRFDYDDAEMAARAVAFLTHMRKRHSVREFDPKPVPRGVIADCIAAAGTAPSGANHQPWFFAAISDPALKARIRAEAEEEERRFYSGAAGDEWLGALAPIGTDDQKPHLEIAPWLIVVFAQRWGNFEDGTRYKNYYVPESVGIATGVLLTALHEAGLVALTHTPNPMKFLNGMLGRPASEKPVMIIAAGHPAADAVVPKAAKIKKPLSEIMGLFEAAPLG, from the coding sequence ATGGTTGCCAAGAAGGGACTGACATTCGAGCCGGTGCCATTGCCGGACCGGTTCGATTATGACGATGCGGAAATGGCGGCGCGCGCGGTGGCGTTTTTGACCCATATGCGTAAGCGGCATTCGGTGCGGGAGTTCGACCCCAAGCCGGTGCCGCGCGGTGTGATTGCCGATTGCATCGCTGCCGCTGGCACAGCGCCGAGCGGGGCCAATCACCAGCCGTGGTTCTTCGCCGCGATATCCGATCCGGCGTTGAAGGCGCGGATACGGGCAGAGGCGGAAGAAGAGGAGCGGCGCTTTTACAGTGGCGCGGCGGGGGATGAGTGGCTCGGCGCTTTGGCGCCGATTGGCACGGACGATCAGAAGCCGCATCTGGAAATCGCGCCGTGGCTGATCGTGGTGTTTGCGCAGCGCTGGGGCAATTTTGAGGACGGCACGCGCTACAAGAATTACTATGTACCCGAGAGCGTTGGCATTGCGACGGGCGTGCTGCTGACCGCGCTGCACGAGGCAGGGCTGGTGGCGCTGACGCATACGCCTAATCCGATGAAATTCCTCAACGGAATGCTGGGGCGGCCTGCATCGGAAAAGCCTGTGATGATCATTGCCGCGGGGCATCCGGCGGCTGATGCGGTTGTGCCGAAAGCGGCGAAGATCAAGAAACCGCTGAGCGAGATCATGGGGCTATTCGAAGCTGCCCCTCTGGGCTAG
- a CDS encoding helix-turn-helix transcriptional regulator, producing MPIEFVNQLANEHSNRLLNEADAADILCYSVRALQNWRYRGGGPRFVKVSARSVRYRYSDLIAWIEERTVAHTSELI from the coding sequence ATGCCTATCGAATTCGTTAATCAGCTCGCAAATGAGCACTCTAATCGACTGCTGAACGAAGCAGACGCAGCCGACATCCTTTGTTATTCCGTTCGCGCCCTTCAGAATTGGCGTTATCGGGGAGGTGGGCCGCGCTTTGTAAAAGTGTCCGCGCGGTCGGTTCGATACCGATACAGCGACCTAATCGCATGGATTGAAGAGCGCACCGTCGCTCATACCAGCGAACTGATCTGA